The sequence GGATAAGACCGCTCCCATTCACGCCGAGGCTCCCGAATTCGTGGACATGTCCGTGGAGCAGGAGATTCTGGTCACTGGCATCAAAGTGGTGGATTTGCTGGCTCCCTATGCCAAGGGAGGTAAAATTGGCCTCTTTGGCGGCGCTGGTGTCGGCAAAACTGTGCTGATCATGGAGCTGATCAACAATGTGGCCAAGGCTCATGGTGGTTACTCCGTATTCGCTGGTGTCGGTGAACGCACCCGTGAGGGCAACGATCTCTACAATGAGATGATCGAGTCTGGTGTCATTTCTCTCAAGGATAAGACCTCGAAGGTCGCTCTGGTCTACGGACAGATGAATGAACCTCCAGGTGCCCGTGCTCGTGTTGCTTTGACCGGATTGACCGTTGCCGAGTATTTCCGTGACATTGAGGGACAGGATGTGCTGCTGTTCATTGACAACATTTTCCGTTTTACCCAGGCTGGTTCCGAGGTGTCTGCCCTGTTGGGTCGTATTCCATCGGCTGTCGGCTATCAGCCAACATTGGCCACTGATATGGGTACCATGCAGGAGCGTATTACCACTACCAAGAAGGGTTCGATCACTTCGGTGCAGGCCATTTATGTGCCAGCTGATGATTTAACCGATCCAGCTCCAGCCACAACATTCGCTCACTTGGACGCCACCACAGTGTTGTCGCGTGCCATTGCCGAATTGGGCATCTATCCGGCTGTCGATCCCTTGGATTCCACATCTCGTATTATGGATCCCAATATCATTGGACAGGAGCATTACAATGTCGCTCGTGGTGTACAAAAGATCTTGCAAGATTACAAATCCCTGCAGGATATTATTGCCATTCTGGGTATGGATGAGTTGTCCGAGGAGGACAAACTGACAGTCGCCCGTGCCCGCAAGATCCAGCGTTTCTTGTCCCAGCCATTCCAGGTCGCTGAAGTCTTCACCGGTCATGCTGGCAAACTGGTCCCATTGGAACAAACCATTAAGGGCTTCTCACAGATTCTAGCTGGCGAATACGATCATTTGCCCGAAGTTGCGTTCTACATGGTTGGTCCCATCGAAGAGGTTGTCGAGAAGGCCGATCGTCTCGCCAAGGAAGCTGCCTAAAATGTGGCTAAATATCTACCATCCAAATATGATCCTTGCGAActaaatattcaattgaattaagcATTAAAGTTGTCAGAGAAATTACACAATTTCAAAACCTTAaaggaaacaataaaaactaattaaatatattcaagtcTTTTTAATATCTTCAATGTCATCACCTTGAGATTTAGGTCATATTTAGATTACAATTTAGAGAAGAGAACACTGACATTAAGGGTACATATTAGTTTAGGTAATAGAAATAAGGGGGCTCCGTGGGCAGACATCGTCGACgccaatttttaaaataagcctgatataggtcaacatcctaagTTGCTCATACTCTTATAGTCTCAgagataaaggtgttcaaagGGGTGTACCAAAATTTGTCACGAATCGAATTGACTCTTGTACCCATTTTTGGGTAAACTAAAAATCTTCGGTTTACtatttttgaatgaatttcaatttgtatcgtaacatttaatttgagcTCTTAGTTTTCatctaattaaattcaatgaaatttttatttttaattaaaaattaatataataaatgttgtttAGACTAAgttgaaatggaaaataaaattggatGTACTTACATAAATCTATTATACCTTAGTACACTTAGACTCCATTTAGAATTGAAtgatatttgtaatatttattaagtatgcatttgtatttcgataaatcataaatatggtataataaatatttatttgtagagTTTATTATCGTTATTcgcgttatttttttttggtttttttttcaaatatttttattgtatgtattttgaGGACATCAACTAcagcaattaatttgaataggCAAccgttatttgttgttgtttcgcttgattttttttttgttttgttgttggggacattcaataaacaatttagttACACAAATTCATTCAGTGTCTGTCTGTGCTTCATAGTGTTCTTAACAACTGTTTGATCGCTTTTGAAAAGTTGAAAGGATTTGTAATAATGtttttgttcttataattGTATGTATATCATAAGTATGgtttagaatatatttttaagaaaacattttaataactagaaaattgttaatttatatttattcctgttaatttggtttcgtttcgttttgttttatttttttattttcaaaatatggattaattgaaaatgcaattacGACATTCAACAGCATTTACCTTTAGAGCTCctgttttaaaatgtattatcgTTATTTATAACgatctttttttgttaatatttaaatgtaacaaTATCTGAACTAATAAATAGATGGATTTCCAGATACAGTGAAAATGAACCacttgtaaaattaaaaatttttgtacactCTGTATAAATCAgctttttaatataacaaaGGTCGCAagaattgataaaaaattattgttagtCCTTAAGTAAATAACAAACTTAACACTTTAGTATTCCACTTATTTCGTTGTGCTTTTTTAAACACATTGTTTTTATGAGCTAGTGTAAGAGTTTTATTCTAATTTGTTACTGTTCAGACACGGAAAAAAGACTTTGGTGAAGTTAAAAATTGAGATGATATAATTTTGATCTGTTTTTGAAATATGCAAACACCTTAAAAATAGTGTTTTCACTGTTATTTGCGACCTCTGGAATATAACGTTAAAGCGTTTATCTTAAATCATGTTCttaatttgcattgtttttgaaatttgaaattttgggtGCTATTAGCATTTAGTTTTCACTTTCTTGAcgtttttgttaagttttgttttttttttgttttgttgtttagtgCACAAGTATAATCTTAATGTTTATATGATAGAATCATGCATACGCGTACACACAATCATACACTTTACATACACCTAAATATACACAATCAGATTTACATAGTTGTATAGAGACTTATCCTATTTTCtgcaaaaacaatataaatacaaattacaagAGTGTATAATAACGTGATATATCGTCAAATTGTCGAATTTCCAAATTGTTTATCTTTCAAGTTGCTTTCGTTTTtagttatgaaagttttattgtaatatttatataaaattcgaatattattttatagaaatactcattataataatcaagataataataataataatatcagaacaatattgtaattataataaaacttgtcatttaactattattttgtatgtattatctgtttacatatatatatatatatatatatatagatatttattatgcacgtactcgtatttaagtaaatatatatatatatatatatatatattcgcaTCGAAGACCTTACTTAGAATGAGTAGGAATACTTTTCCCCAATTttcgatacttatttttagatttgGCTCACGAATGTCAGATACCAATAAATTGCAGctataatttatacttttctttttttgttaacaattagctatatttcttttgtttatttttgagttttataatcatgttttttgtttttattaatattattttttggtataGTGAAATTTGTTAATGCTATTAACTAATGCTCtgcaattttctattttcattcataataatttaattatttgtgtatttgtattttgtgtgtatgtatgcacgGTAATTTCCTTGCTCATTTCGATTatcctatatatatatgtatatatatctatatgcatgtatatatatggtatctgaatttcgaatttcataaattagtataaatgtccgtatgtgtgtgtttgtaaagagtttagatttaaaatttataacgtGTTTGAAATAGTAgagattttttattattcttcttTTCTTGATAACGCTTGGATCCAACCAGGCTTGGATATAtgctgtgtatgtgtatatgcaagaaacacaataaattcatttaagaaaaaattaaagttgttcTTGATTTCTGTACTTGCTTCTGTGTGCTaatgtaggtgtgtgtgtgtgtgatcaGATAAAATGTTGTAAGATGGGACAAGATATTTCTTAGatctttacattttaataaattatttattatttatatacgaGTACTTGTTTGTCTGTCATAGTCATAGTCAAATATTTAGTGGATACATTGCTActacattcatttttttttttaagatactCGTAGCAGATACACTTGGGACTGAGAAAATAGAGCAATATGAACCGACAATATATCCGTCGACTTTGAAGTTTAGCTCCAttctttttatgttaaatcaatttattaattatttatttggtaaGTAAGTGACTAGGCATTAGTCACAGTTGATGGTTGACGGTTGATAGTTGACGAGTGCACCATAGTTACAATTTACtgtactgttgctgttgttgctgctgatgtttaTTGTAATGCTTCACACacttcattttatattttcatacttCATTTATCGATCTAATTTTGCATACATCCAACATTCGGCTTTTCcgtgtctgtgtttgtgtccGTATCCGGGTTCCTGTCGTCTACTTCTGTGGCACAAAATCAAAAGTCGTTGCCCCGCTGATCTTCCCCGATGCACTCCGATGAAAGTGGAcattttgccatttgttgtCGCGTCTGTGCCAGACACGAGTCTCCTCCGACTgatgagtgtgtgcgtgtcctTGCCTATAAGGAATTAAGTCATtagtcttatttatttttaactatatatatatatatatatatatatatatatatatctccaATCACAATTATAAAATCCTGTAGTtcctttaaattatttattcaatttaattttcgaaaattcatttataacTAATTCATTTAacgatttatttttcttagtcttattatcatttaaatatcatttcaaAACACAATTATAAAATCTTTACGTTTCATTATATTgccaatttattattaaatttaaattttggtaaattcattaatattatttaaataaatttcaaatcgcaatcttttggttttttttttaattgttaatttattattaaatttaaatttaagtcagACACCGGAGTTAATATTTATGAGTTTGACAAAATTGAAGCCCAAAAAGCCTTCAAAAAGAGTGGTCACAAAGACAcatcatatatttttgtacggCATATTCGAAAAtacaataaacttttatttttaaaataattataatatttcatgTTTTATATAACAACTTAACcataattcttattttctattatatttaaattaatttaattttattaaaattaaaaaaaaacctctacacgaggtaaaagtctagtgacgaaagcaatttcaatttctataaattaataaaaaaaagcgaaaattggcattgtgcactgtgagtaaaaagggtgagcttctttgtacataaaaattactttttgcgcagtgccgaatgccaattttcgctttacttttattattttttatatttttatttaaaatttttaaattttaccaaaacgccccaacagccccattagctgcaatcattaaaatttttcccctcccacttacacccccgtatctcatgacccaggttggttagagtATGCCATTgttaagttaagactaaacctttcgatcggtatataactcgatctgatcggacagtcacagcaaattttccaacttagctgtgtatattgttagtcgcctttcgcacccttcgtgatgctttcgtcactaacacgaactgccgtccgcagtgataagaATTACTTTtctacttataaaaaattgaattcagCATAAATTgccaatttattattaaatttaaattttagtaaattaatttgtaattaattgatGAATAAAcggtatatacataaatttaaaaaatcccaaacattaaaaaataa is a genomic window of Drosophila innubila isolate TH190305 chromosome 4, UK_Dinn_1.0, whole genome shotgun sequence containing:
- the LOC117793348 gene encoding ATP synthase subunit beta, mitochondrial; amino-acid sequence: MFALRAAAKADKNLLPFLGQLSRGHAAKAAAKAAAGANGKIVAVIGAVVDVQFDENLPPILNALEVDNRSPRLVLEVAQHLGENTVRTIAMDGTEGLVRGQKVLDTGFPIRIPVGAETLGRIINVIGEPIDERGPIPTDKTAPIHAEAPEFVDMSVEQEILVTGIKVVDLLAPYAKGGKIGLFGGAGVGKTVLIMELINNVAKAHGGYSVFAGVGERTREGNDLYNEMIESGVISLKDKTSKVALVYGQMNEPPGARARVALTGLTVAEYFRDIEGQDVLLFIDNIFRFTQAGSEVSALLGRIPSAVGYQPTLATDMGTMQERITTTKKGSITSVQAIYVPADDLTDPAPATTFAHLDATTVLSRAIAELGIYPAVDPLDSTSRIMDPNIIGQEHYNVARGVQKILQDYKSLQDIIAILGMDELSEEDKLTVARARKIQRFLSQPFQVAEVFTGHAGKLVPLEQTIKGFSQILAGEYDHLPEVAFYMVGPIEEVVEKADRLAKEAA